The Pelosinus sp. IPA-1 genome window below encodes:
- the rsmI gene encoding 16S rRNA (cytidine(1402)-2'-O)-methyltransferase: MLYLCATPIGNLEDMTYRAVRVLSEVSVIAAEDTRHTRKLLSHFEIHTRLVSYHEHNKVTRGPEIIERLLTGEDVAVVSDAGLPGISDPGSDLVQLAIEAGIQVVPLPGANAALSALVSSGLDTTMFTFIGFLPKNKKKRRELLTSFAANPYTMVFYESPHRIKQTLTELSGAFGERPAVAARELTKKFEEFIRGSLETLAVHFAENDPRGEFTLIVGGQTCDEDLELQEADGEQLTLEEAVIRLMETGVAKKEAIKTIALKRGLSKREVYQATLE; encoded by the coding sequence ATGTTGTATTTGTGCGCTACGCCGATTGGAAATTTAGAAGACATGACTTACCGAGCAGTGAGGGTACTTAGTGAAGTTAGCGTCATTGCCGCGGAGGATACGCGTCATACTCGCAAATTGTTAAGTCATTTCGAAATACATACTCGTCTAGTTAGCTATCATGAACATAACAAAGTGACAAGAGGTCCTGAGATAATAGAACGCTTACTGACAGGAGAAGATGTTGCTGTAGTAAGTGATGCTGGTTTGCCGGGAATTTCAGATCCAGGTTCTGATTTAGTGCAATTAGCGATAGAGGCAGGTATCCAGGTAGTGCCTTTACCTGGAGCGAATGCCGCCTTATCAGCACTCGTTTCCTCAGGCCTAGATACAACAATGTTTACGTTTATCGGATTTTTACCAAAAAACAAAAAAAAACGTCGGGAATTACTAACCAGCTTTGCTGCCAATCCTTATACGATGGTGTTTTATGAATCGCCCCATCGGATAAAACAAACATTAACAGAACTTAGTGGGGCATTTGGCGAGAGGCCAGCAGTAGCAGCTAGAGAACTCACAAAGAAATTTGAAGAGTTTATTCGAGGCTCATTAGAGACTTTAGCCGTGCATTTTGCCGAAAATGATCCTAGGGGGGAATTTACTCTTATTGTAGGTGGACAAACATGTGATGAAGATTTGGAGCTGCAAGAGGCAGACGGGGAACAACTTACACTAGAAGAAGCCGTCATAAGACTAATGGAAACAGGTGTAGCTAAAAAAGAAGCGATCAAAACGATTGCACTTAAAAGAGGGTTATCAAAAAGAGAAGTCTACCAGGCTACATTGGAGTAA
- a CDS encoding tRNA1(Val) (adenine(37)-N6)-methyltransferase gives MDNQVVLGLEERLDDLLIGNLKIIQHEKEFCFSLDAVLLSHFATVRPGAKAVDLGTGTGVISLILATRGIGHVIGLELSQSMAAMASRSVNLNKLDEKVTIMQGDLCKVKDIFSSDGYDLVVSNPPYRPVGGGHINPNDKVAMARHEVTATLEDVINAARYLLKYRRGRFAMVHLPERMAEILTIMSQAGIEPKRLQLVYSSIDKKPTMLLVEGIRGANPGLEVLPPLIVYKSDGSYSEEITKYYKEYR, from the coding sequence ATGGATAACCAAGTGGTATTAGGCCTAGAGGAGCGATTGGATGATTTGCTCATTGGGAATCTAAAGATAATTCAGCATGAGAAGGAATTTTGTTTTTCTTTAGATGCGGTGCTGTTATCCCACTTTGCTACTGTAAGGCCAGGGGCAAAGGCGGTAGATTTGGGGACAGGAACTGGTGTGATTTCTCTAATTTTGGCAACAAGAGGCATTGGACATGTAATTGGCCTAGAATTGAGTCAATCCATGGCTGCTATGGCAAGTCGCAGTGTTAATTTAAATAAATTAGATGAGAAAGTAACGATTATGCAAGGTGACTTGTGTAAAGTGAAAGATATATTTTCCTCAGATGGTTACGATTTGGTAGTTTCTAACCCACCCTATCGTCCAGTCGGCGGAGGTCACATAAATCCAAATGATAAAGTGGCTATGGCAAGGCATGAAGTAACTGCTACGTTAGAAGATGTTATAAATGCTGCTCGTTATTTGTTGAAATATCGCCGTGGACGATTTGCTATGGTTCACTTGCCGGAACGTATGGCGGAAATATTAACGATAATGAGTCAGGCCGGCATTGAACCAAAAAGGTTACAACTTGTATACAGTAGTATTGATAAAAAACCGACCATGCTCTTAGTAGAAGGCATACGAGGAGCAAATCCAGGCCTTGAGGTATTACCACCGCTAATTGTCTACAAATCTGATGGCAGCTATAGTGAAGAAATAACGAAGTATTATAAAGAGTATAGATAG
- a CDS encoding stage 0 sporulation family protein, translated as METVVGVRFKKAGKVYYFAPGDIMLVAGDFVIVETARGLEYGEVVIAPREVTEDAIVAPLKTVQRKATAEDSIKVEENRAKEKESFSICEQKIKTHGLNMKLVDVEYTFDVNKIIFYFTAEGRIDFRDLVKDLAAVFRTRIELRQIGVRDEAKMMGGIGCCGRPLCCSTFLGDFEPVSIRMAKDQKLSLNPTKISGICGRLMCCLKYENDSYGPCCKKIAPPVVGCEVITIDGEGKVTSVNQAKKNAAVLLSSGNTVVIPWEEVVEKDNNG; from the coding sequence GTGGAAACAGTAGTAGGTGTTCGTTTTAAAAAAGCTGGCAAAGTTTATTATTTTGCACCTGGTGACATTATGCTGGTGGCAGGGGATTTTGTAATTGTTGAAACTGCTAGAGGATTAGAATATGGTGAAGTTGTAATTGCGCCACGAGAAGTAACCGAGGATGCGATTGTAGCCCCGTTAAAAACAGTGCAGCGTAAAGCAACTGCTGAGGATAGCATTAAGGTAGAGGAAAATAGGGCAAAGGAAAAGGAATCTTTTTCTATTTGCGAACAGAAAATAAAAACGCATGGTCTCAATATGAAATTAGTTGATGTAGAGTATACTTTTGATGTAAACAAAATTATTTTTTATTTTACTGCGGAAGGACGTATTGACTTTCGTGATTTAGTCAAGGATTTAGCAGCTGTATTTCGTACTCGCATTGAACTTAGACAAATTGGTGTACGGGATGAAGCGAAAATGATGGGAGGAATCGGCTGCTGCGGCAGACCATTATGTTGCTCTACTTTCTTAGGAGATTTTGAGCCCGTCTCGATTCGAATGGCTAAAGATCAAAAGCTTTCTCTTAATCCTACAAAGATATCGGGGATTTGTGGACGCTTAATGTGTTGCTTAAAATATGAAAATGACTCCTATGGACCTTGCTGCAAAAAAATTGCCCCTCCGGTTGTTGGATGTGAGGTCATTACGATAGATGGAGAAGGCAAAGTCACATCTGTCAACCAAGCCAAAAAAAACGCAGCGGTATTGCTTTCGAGTGGTAATACGGTAGTTATTCCATGGGAAGAGGTTGTTGAGAAGGATAACAATGGATAA
- the holB gene encoding DNA polymerase III subunit delta' yields the protein MEWNDVIGHKDQVAILRHMEKSKRMPHAVLLAGPTGIGKSMVAKVLATALLCNNEEERPCGKCPSCLQMSYDSHPDFLSIVPDGVTIKIEQIRNLQHEVSLAPYISQRKVCIIDNAQLMTTQATNSLLKVLEDPPGEIIFILTTASKDMMLTTILSRCMVISFQPLMDDELVQALINKGYLPGQSEVAARLSAGRMGIAIALLQPEGFTLRNQAMEIMERVVYGGIDKIWDISAKLEKMERNEILDIIRYLTYILRDILLLVTGQGKQFVFNIDIVEELSEQADRWKESQLTKAIKVVEAARRAFQANANTRLTSEALLIKIYDLARGV from the coding sequence ATGGAGTGGAATGATGTAATTGGACATAAGGACCAGGTAGCGATATTGCGTCATATGGAAAAAAGCAAACGTATGCCTCATGCTGTTTTACTTGCTGGACCGACTGGTATTGGTAAGAGTATGGTTGCGAAAGTACTGGCAACGGCTTTATTATGTAATAATGAGGAAGAACGACCTTGTGGTAAGTGTCCTTCTTGTTTACAAATGTCCTATGATAGTCATCCTGATTTTTTATCAATTGTCCCTGATGGGGTAACTATTAAAATTGAACAGATTCGGAATTTGCAGCATGAAGTTTCGTTGGCGCCCTATATTAGCCAGCGAAAGGTGTGTATCATTGACAATGCTCAGTTAATGACCACGCAAGCAACTAATAGTTTATTGAAGGTGCTAGAAGACCCACCAGGAGAAATTATATTTATATTAACTACTGCAAGTAAAGATATGATGCTGACTACTATTTTATCTCGCTGTATGGTGATTTCTTTTCAGCCTTTAATGGATGATGAGTTAGTCCAAGCGTTAATTAACAAAGGCTACTTGCCAGGACAGTCTGAGGTGGCAGCTCGCCTTAGTGCCGGCCGTATGGGGATTGCAATTGCATTGCTTCAACCAGAAGGTTTTACCCTGCGGAATCAGGCAATGGAGATAATGGAAAGAGTAGTTTATGGCGGTATTGATAAGATATGGGATATTTCAGCTAAATTAGAAAAAATGGAGCGTAACGAAATTTTAGATATAATAAGGTATTTAACCTATATATTGCGTGATATACTATTGCTTGTAACGGGGCAAGGCAAGCAATTTGTGTTTAATATAGATATTGTGGAAGAATTGAGTGAACAGGCTGATCGGTGGAAGGAAAGTCAATTAACGAAAGCCATTAAAGTAGTGGAAGCTGCTAGGCGAGCCTTTCAGGCCAATGCAAATACAAGGCTTACAAGTGAAGCGTTACTGATAAAAATATATGATTTGGCAAGGGGGGTTTGA
- a CDS encoding YaaR family protein translates to MKINTLGAPQLPSLQERDTTNKTETSQGHFASDLLKNQDGQSRERLNALLVEIDNQGKKLGEVPTYSELKKYREVVRQFVGEAVGRMYTLQSQQGWDRHGRQKVYTIIKKVDATLDSLTEDVRQGQEKKLDILAKQDAIRGMLVDLYM, encoded by the coding sequence ATGAAAATTAATACGTTGGGTGCTCCTCAGTTACCATCTCTCCAGGAGAGAGATACTACGAATAAGACCGAGACATCTCAAGGCCATTTCGCCTCAGACCTGCTCAAAAATCAGGATGGACAATCTCGAGAAAGATTAAACGCCTTATTGGTGGAGATTGACAATCAAGGGAAAAAATTAGGTGAAGTACCTACCTATTCCGAACTTAAAAAATATCGTGAAGTAGTACGGCAATTTGTTGGTGAGGCGGTAGGACGTATGTATACGTTACAATCGCAACAAGGTTGGGATCGCCATGGTAGACAGAAAGTGTATACCATCATTAAAAAAGTGGATGCGACGTTAGATAGTTTAACTGAAGATGTGCGCCAAGGGCAGGAAAAGAAGCTGGATATCTTAGCGAAGCAAGACGCAATTCGTGGCATGCTAGTGGATTTATATATGTAG
- a CDS encoding ArsB/NhaD family transporter: MNPALSFYGAITIFILVYAMIILEKFNRTVIAMIGGLVMILVGFLSQEVAIKDDIDFNTLGLLIGMMILVSITRRSGIFEAIAIWAVQITKGYPISLLALLSIITAVASALLDNVTTVLLIVPVTLTLTERLNINPMPLLITEILTSNIGGTATLIGDPPNIMIGSAIHLTFTDFILHLAPIAFLILLVTILLLLLFYRKQLQVEEEHRLQVLTLSSKEQIKDWLLLKQSLFVLTLTLIGFLLHGTLHLESATIAMTGAMLLMLVSQEEPEDILLHVEWPTVFFFTGLFILVGGLKSTGVIKTLAQWALAFTGGQIELTAYLIIWLSAIASAFIDNIPFVATMIPMLQEMSAISGAQMEPVWWSLALGACLGGNGTLIGASANVIVAGIAEKNGYPISFRHFLFVAFPFMILSIIMAHIYIYLRYF, from the coding sequence ATGAATCCAGCATTGTCCTTTTATGGTGCCATCACGATCTTCATCCTTGTCTATGCCATGATCATCCTAGAAAAGTTTAATCGTACAGTGATCGCCATGATCGGTGGTCTAGTTATGATACTTGTAGGTTTTTTGAGCCAGGAAGTAGCGATCAAAGATGATATTGATTTTAACACGTTAGGATTACTTATTGGAATGATGATTTTGGTGTCCATTACGCGTCGCAGTGGTATTTTTGAGGCGATTGCAATCTGGGCAGTACAAATAACAAAAGGCTATCCTATTTCCTTACTGGCATTACTTTCTATCATTACTGCCGTTGCTTCCGCATTATTAGATAATGTTACTACAGTACTACTCATCGTACCAGTTACCCTAACATTAACAGAACGTCTCAATATAAATCCTATGCCTTTACTTATTACCGAAATACTCACCTCTAATATTGGAGGTACTGCCACCTTAATCGGTGATCCTCCTAATATTATGATAGGCAGCGCCATTCACCTAACCTTTACCGACTTTATTCTTCACTTGGCTCCTATTGCCTTTTTGATCTTACTAGTTACCATTCTTCTTTTGCTGCTATTTTATCGCAAACAATTACAGGTCGAAGAAGAACACCGTTTGCAAGTATTAACCTTATCTTCTAAAGAACAGATTAAAGATTGGTTACTATTGAAACAATCCCTATTTGTACTCACTCTTACTTTAATTGGCTTTCTGCTTCATGGTACGCTGCATCTAGAATCTGCAACCATTGCAATGACAGGGGCCATGCTACTTATGTTAGTTAGCCAGGAAGAGCCAGAAGATATTTTACTACATGTAGAATGGCCTACCGTCTTTTTCTTTACAGGACTTTTTATCTTAGTAGGTGGTCTTAAATCAACAGGCGTTATTAAAACCTTAGCCCAGTGGGCCTTAGCTTTCACAGGCGGCCAAATTGAATTAACAGCTTATTTAATCATTTGGCTTTCGGCTATCGCTTCCGCGTTTATTGATAACATACCCTTTGTTGCTACTATGATCCCTATGTTACAAGAAATGAGCGCCATCTCAGGCGCTCAGATGGAACCCGTTTGGTGGTCACTGGCTCTTGGTGCTTGCCTTGGAGGTAATGGAACCTTAATTGGGGCTTCTGCCAATGTCATCGTGGCTGGTATTGCAGAAAAAAATGGTTATCCCATCTCTTTTCGCCACTTTTTATTCGTCGCTTTCCCCTTCATGATCTTATCTATTATCATGGCTCATATTTATATTTACCTACGATATTTCTAG
- a CDS encoding MATE family efflux transporter, with translation MDRSKSLGEEKISTLLWQFSLPAITGMVVNAFYNVIDSIFVGRGVGEVGLAAVTIAFPIMTVLMGFGMLVGVGAAATVSLRIGEQKQQEAEKILGNAFTLSMILSIAFTACILLFLDPILSSLGAEPAVLPYARDFTRIIVLGSAFMYVGFGLNNIVRAEGNPKMAMSTVLISAVLNTLLNPLFIFVFNLGISGSALATIMSQGVSALWVLVYFLGKKSLLKLHSVNLRLEKRIVINIFKIGMSPFLMQIAASLVTVLFNFTLLKYSGELAIASIGIINRMAMLMLMPIFGISQGLQPIIGYNYGAGNYGRVMKALKIGIWAATLLSTVGFIIIQVFDKQIIMLFNDNPELIAIGSEAMRINLCMLPVIGFQIIGANYFQAVGKAGYSIVLSMSRQLIILIPLLYFLPKVLGLKGAWMASPIADLSSALLTGIFLFWELRKLGKM, from the coding sequence ATGGACCGTTCAAAATCATTAGGGGAAGAGAAAATTTCAACATTACTTTGGCAATTTTCCCTACCAGCCATTACGGGAATGGTAGTAAATGCTTTTTATAATGTAATTGATAGCATTTTTGTTGGTCGTGGCGTGGGTGAAGTTGGTCTCGCCGCAGTGACTATCGCTTTTCCCATTATGACGGTTTTAATGGGCTTTGGTATGTTAGTAGGTGTAGGGGCGGCTGCTACCGTTTCTCTTAGAATTGGCGAACAAAAACAACAAGAAGCCGAAAAAATACTAGGCAATGCTTTTACTCTGTCCATGATACTCTCCATAGCTTTCACAGCCTGTATACTATTATTTCTAGATCCGATATTAAGTAGTTTAGGTGCTGAACCGGCGGTGTTGCCCTATGCGAGGGACTTCACTAGGATTATAGTTCTTGGTAGTGCTTTTATGTATGTAGGTTTTGGTTTGAATAATATTGTGCGGGCTGAGGGAAATCCTAAAATGGCCATGTCTACCGTTCTTATTTCAGCAGTGCTTAATACCTTGTTAAATCCTTTATTTATTTTTGTTTTTAATCTGGGAATCAGCGGATCTGCTTTGGCGACAATAATGTCTCAAGGGGTATCGGCTTTGTGGGTATTAGTTTATTTTTTGGGAAAGAAAAGTTTGCTGAAATTACATTCTGTCAATCTTAGATTAGAAAAAAGAATTGTGATTAATATTTTTAAGATTGGTATGTCACCTTTCTTAATGCAGATCGCTGCTAGTTTAGTGACAGTTTTATTTAACTTTACCTTATTAAAATATAGTGGAGAATTAGCCATTGCTTCCATTGGCATTATTAACCGAATGGCAATGCTTATGCTTATGCCTATTTTTGGAATCAGTCAGGGGTTACAGCCAATTATTGGATATAACTATGGAGCGGGTAACTATGGAAGGGTTATGAAGGCTTTAAAAATAGGTATATGGGCTGCAACTTTGCTTTCAACTGTGGGCTTTATAATCATTCAAGTGTTTGATAAACAAATTATTATGTTGTTTAATGATAACCCTGAACTGATTGCTATTGGTTCTGAAGCCATGCGGATTAATTTATGCATGCTGCCAGTGATTGGTTTTCAAATTATTGGGGCGAATTACTTCCAAGCTGTTGGTAAAGCAGGTTACTCCATTGTGCTTAGTATGTCGAGACAGTTAATTATACTTATTCCCCTATTGTATTTTTTACCAAAAGTATTAGGGCTCAAGGGAGCTTGGATGGCTAGCCCAATCGCTGATCTTTCTTCTGCTTTATTGACAGGTATATTCTTATTCTGGGAGCTTCGCAAATTAGGTAAAATGTAG
- a CDS encoding guanylate kinase codes for MLIVLLGANGCGKTTIEKRLETASMHRLRSHTTRARKIGEPEDAYYFVKKEDFKKVDIVESVLYKNSFFGLSREEVEKAKTQDCVVTLDWNGAQQIKHRIPFAVTVYIDCPMYQLEKRLPIQSDKEQQRKILEQIQLDSKCAEDCDYIVRNYDGQLDEACTQILEICREYKSKEQTT; via the coding sequence ATGTTGATTGTTTTACTTGGCGCAAATGGATGTGGAAAAACAACCATAGAGAAGAGATTAGAAACCGCTAGTATGCATAGACTTCGCTCTCATACAACCCGGGCAAGAAAAATCGGTGAACCTGAGGATGCGTATTATTTTGTGAAAAAAGAGGACTTTAAAAAAGTTGATATAGTGGAAAGTGTATTATATAAAAACTCTTTTTTTGGTCTTAGCCGCGAAGAAGTCGAGAAAGCAAAAACACAAGACTGTGTAGTAACCTTAGATTGGAATGGTGCGCAGCAAATTAAACACCGCATTCCTTTTGCCGTCACTGTATATATTGATTGTCCAATGTATCAGCTGGAAAAACGCTTACCGATTCAAAGTGATAAAGAACAACAAAGAAAAATTCTAGAACAGATACAATTAGATTCTAAATGTGCAGAGGATTGTGATTATATCGTTCGTAATTATGATGGCCAATTAGATGAAGCCTGCACTCAAATTTTAGAAATTTGTCGTGAGTACAAAAGTAAGGAACAAACTACATAA
- a CDS encoding thymidylate kinase — protein MNGKLIIIEAGDGCGKATQTEKLYNRLVSEGKSVRKVTFPDYQSKSSALIKMYLNGEFGDSPDAVNPYAASSFYAVDRYASYKQDWGEFYRRGGIIIADRYTTSNMVHQAVKIIDEQEKDAFLDWLWDLEFIKFGLPIPDAVMFLDMPPAYSLILRQERAKQQGQEKADIHERDEKYLEHCYFNYCAIAQKYQWHKIQCIEDEKLKTVAQIHEEVYQKVQDILASSMV, from the coding sequence ATGAATGGTAAATTGATTATTATTGAAGCTGGAGATGGTTGTGGCAAAGCAACACAGACTGAAAAATTGTACAATCGCTTGGTGTCCGAGGGGAAAAGTGTCCGCAAAGTGACATTCCCTGATTATCAAAGCAAATCTTCTGCTTTGATTAAAATGTACTTAAATGGCGAGTTTGGTGATAGTCCAGATGCAGTGAATCCATATGCTGCATCAAGTTTTTATGCTGTAGATCGCTATGCGTCTTATAAGCAGGATTGGGGAGAGTTTTATCGTCGGGGTGGTATTATCATTGCGGACCGTTATACTACGTCTAATATGGTTCATCAGGCGGTAAAAATTATTGATGAGCAGGAAAAGGATGCTTTTCTAGATTGGCTATGGGACCTGGAATTTATTAAATTTGGTTTACCGATTCCTGATGCAGTTATGTTTCTTGATATGCCGCCAGCATATAGTCTTATCCTTAGGCAGGAGAGGGCAAAACAACAAGGGCAGGAAAAAGCAGACATTCATGAAAGAGATGAAAAATACTTAGAGCACTGTTATTTTAATTACTGCGCTATCGCACAAAAGTATCAATGGCATAAAATCCAATGTATTGAAGATGAAAAACTTAAAACTGTGGCACAAATCCATGAAGAAGTATACCAAAAGGTACAGGATATATTGGCTAGTAGTATGGTATAG
- a CDS encoding aminotransferase class I/II-fold pyridoxal phosphate-dependent enzyme has product MRLRQTDTPLLAAMQHYVKEEVIPFHTPGHKQGKGMHVALEKLIGKNALALDLALMEELDDFHEPHGCIKDAQDLTAQLYGADHSFFVINGTTGGIYAMILAVAGPGEKIIVPRNAHRSIIGGIILSGAIPIFIQPEVDNELGLAMGVTPEMVEAAVLEHPDAKGVLVINPTYYGVATDLERIVSLVHRNNMVVLVDEAHGPHLRFSRRLPIQALDAGADICAQSSHKIIGALTQCSLVHCREGRVRVPHLKAMLQLTQSTSPNYIMLASLDVARMQMALEGPQLIEKAIDLANWTRAEINKIPGLYCFGSEKVGEPGVFDLDPTKITVTVKGLGLTGGEAERILRHEYKIQAELSDLYNILFLITLGDGEYEVNALVTALKDMAEKHAKPYDFSLVEKCIKAPYPTAPQGVLSPRDALFGNTCMVDFTQSVGMVCAEIITFYPPGIPLLCPGERITQEIIDYCQLLQQGGMHVSGPEDYTLKTIKVVD; this is encoded by the coding sequence TTGCGTTTAAGGCAAACGGATACACCCTTACTAGCGGCGATGCAACATTATGTTAAAGAGGAAGTCATTCCTTTTCATACACCAGGGCATAAACAAGGCAAAGGTATGCACGTTGCATTAGAAAAACTAATTGGCAAAAATGCTTTAGCTCTAGATTTGGCTTTAATGGAAGAATTGGACGATTTCCATGAACCTCATGGTTGTATAAAAGATGCGCAAGATTTAACAGCACAGTTATATGGTGCTGATCATAGTTTTTTTGTTATTAATGGTACTACCGGAGGTATTTATGCCATGATTTTGGCCGTTGCAGGTCCTGGTGAGAAGATTATCGTACCCCGTAATGCTCACCGTTCTATCATTGGCGGAATTATATTAAGCGGTGCAATTCCTATATTTATACAGCCAGAAGTTGACAATGAGCTGGGGCTTGCTATGGGGGTTACGCCGGAAATGGTTGAAGCAGCGGTGCTTGAACACCCTGATGCAAAGGGGGTATTGGTAATAAACCCTACTTACTATGGTGTAGCTACGGATTTAGAAAGGATTGTAAGCCTTGTACATCGAAATAATATGGTAGTATTGGTAGACGAGGCACACGGTCCTCATCTTCGTTTTAGCAGACGTTTACCGATACAAGCTTTAGATGCGGGGGCAGATATTTGTGCTCAGAGCAGCCACAAGATTATTGGTGCCCTAACCCAATGTTCTTTAGTTCATTGCCGAGAAGGACGTGTACGGGTTCCCCATTTAAAGGCAATGCTGCAGCTAACTCAATCGACAAGTCCCAATTATATTATGTTGGCATCGTTGGATGTAGCACGAATGCAGATGGCTTTAGAAGGGCCTCAATTGATAGAAAAGGCAATTGACTTAGCCAATTGGACAAGGGCGGAAATTAATAAAATCCCTGGTTTATATTGTTTTGGTTCTGAAAAGGTTGGGGAACCAGGTGTTTTTGATTTAGATCCAACGAAGATTACTGTTACCGTGAAAGGTTTAGGCTTAACTGGCGGTGAAGCTGAGCGGATACTACGCCATGAATACAAAATACAAGCTGAATTATCGGATTTATATAATATTCTTTTTTTAATTACCTTAGGGGATGGGGAGTACGAAGTAAATGCATTGGTGACAGCTTTGAAGGATATGGCAGAAAAGCATGCAAAACCTTACGACTTTTCATTAGTAGAGAAATGTATCAAAGCTCCTTATCCTACAGCGCCACAGGGGGTGTTATCGCCTCGTGATGCTTTATTCGGAAACACTTGCATGGTAGATTTTACTCAATCCGTAGGTATGGTCTGTGCAGAGATTATTACCTTTTATCCTCCAGGGATCCCCTTGCTTTGTCCAGGGGAAAGGATTACTCAGGAAATTATTGATTACTGTCAATTACTGCAACAAGGTGGCATGCACGTATCAGGGCCTGAAGATTATACGCTAAAAACGATTAAAGTGGTGGATTAA